One Phoenix dactylifera cultivar Barhee BC4 chromosome 14, palm_55x_up_171113_PBpolish2nd_filt_p, whole genome shotgun sequence DNA window includes the following coding sequences:
- the LOC103719809 gene encoding non-specific phospholipase C6: MPRSNSTPQLSLPVLLLLLLATSLRPYHLNAAQQQPIKAIVVLVLENRSFDHMLGWMKQSVNPAIDGLTGNECNPHSTAAPDSQRVCVSDDAQFVDPDPGHSFEDVMEQVFGSGTIPSMSGFVQQALTISGNLSDAVMKGFKPESVPVFAALVREFAVFDRWFSSIPGPTQPNRLFVYSATSHGAVRHDKWNLIRGYPQKTIFDSLHEDGLDFDVYFQNIPTTLFYRNLRRLRHISKFHLFKAFKDRAKKGKLRNLSVIEPRYFDLAALQADDDHPSHDVANGQKLVKEVYEALRSSPQWNESLLIISYDEHGGFYDHVTTPYRGVPNPDGIMGPEPFFFGFDRLGVRIPTIMVSPWINKGTVVNRPNGPSASSEYEHSSIPATIKKMFNLTSDFLTKRDAWAGTFEHIVGELSSPRTDCPDILPDVAPLRQAKAKEDNWLSEFQGELVELAAVLNGDYFLNSFGHEMSKKMTVKEASAYVNQAVSRFLQASKQAIRLGADESAIVNMRSSLTSTTTTP; encoded by the exons ATGCCAAGATCCAACTCCACACCCCAGCTCTCCCTTCCCGTTCTTCTCTTGCTCCTCCTCGCCACCTCGCTTCGTCCCTACCACCTCAATGCCGCCCAACAGCAGCCCATCAAGGCCATTGTGGTCCTTGTCTTGGAGAACCGCTCCTTCGACCACATGCTCGGCTGGATGAAGCAATCCGTCAACCCGGCCATCGACGGCCTCACCGGCAACGAATGCAACCCGCATTCGACGGCGGCCCCCGATTCGCAGCGCGTCTGCGTCTCCGACGATGCCCAGTTCGTCGATCCCGACCCCGGGCACTCCTTCGAGGACGTGATGGAGCAGGTCTTCGGCTCCGGCACCATCCCTTCCATGTCGGGGTTCGTGCAGCAAGCGCTCACCATATCCGGCAACCTCTCCGACGCCGTCATGAAGGGCTTCAAGCCGGAGAGTGTGCCGGTCTTCGCCGCCTTGGTCCGAGAATTCGCGGTGTTCGACCGGTGGTTCTCGTCGATTCCCGGCCCGACGCAGCCCAACAGGCTGTTCGTGTACTCCGCTACATCCCATGGCGCGGTGAGGCACGATAAGTGGAATCTCATCCGAGGGTATCCGCAAAAGACCATCTTTGATTCGCTACACGAGGATGGATTGGATTTTGATGTCTACTTTCAGAACATTCCCACTACTCTGTTCTACAGGAATCTGAGGAGATTGAGGCACATCTCAAAATTCCATCTTTTCAAAGCCTTCAAGGATCGTGCGAAGAAGGGGAAATTGCGGAACTTGAGTGTGATCGAGCCGAGGTACTTTGATCTGGCGGCGCTTCAGGCGGACGACGACCATCCTTCGCATGATGTTGCTAATGGGCAGAAGCTGGTGAAGGAGGTTTATGAGGCATTGAGGTCGAGCCCGCAGTGGAATGAGAGCCTCTTGATCATATCTTATGATGAGCATGGCGGATTCTATGATCATGTGACCACTCCTTATAGAGGAGTTCCCAATCCTGATGGAATTATGGGACCGGAGCCATTCTTCTTCGGGTTTGATCGGCTGGGAGTTCGAATTCCGACGATCATGGTCTCACCCTGGATCAACAAAGGAACAG TGGTAAACAGACCAAATGGACCGAGTGCGAGCTCGGAATATGAACACTCTTCGATACCTGCAACCATAAAAAAGATGTTCAACCTCACATCAGATTTCTTGACGAAGAGAGATGCCTGGGCAGGGACGTTTGAGCACATTGTAGGTGAATTATCGTCGCCAAGAACAGACTGCCCAG aCATTCTGCCAGATGTAGCTCCTTTAAGACAAGCTAAAGCGAAAGAAGATAACTGGCTATCAGAGTTTCAGGGCGAGTTGGTTGAGTTGGCTGCTGTTCTTAATGGTGACTATTTCTTAAACAGCTTCGGCCATGAAATGAGCAAGAAGATGACTGTCAAGGAGGCAAGTGCATATGTAAACCAAGCTGTTTCAAGATTCCTGCAAGCAAGCAAACAAGCCATCAGGTTGGGTGCAGATGAATCGGCCATTGTAAATATGAGGTCATCTCTGACATCCACCACCACAACCCCATGA